The Ignavibacteriota bacterium genome contains the following window.
TACACTTAAAAATCCACCCAGATGCGAAGGGTTATAAACAATAACTCCATCAAGAAGATTCAGATTCTGGTCCGGAGAACCGCCACGCACATAAAGCCCGCTTGAAAGTTCAGTTGATTGCTGAACTCCCGGAAGTAATTGCAATACCCTGAATAAATCCTTTTCACCACCTAATGAGGGCATTTTATTAACAAAATCTGTTGAAATACTAACCTGCGATATTCTTGAAGATGCCGGCTGATCTTTTTCAGCAGTTACAGTGATTTCCTGCATACGAACATCTTCAATTTCCATTTTTATATCCAATCGAAGCGGCTCGCCTTCGCTTACAATAATTTTCTGAATATATGTTGCATATCCGACACCTCGTGCTACAAAATAGTATTCACCCGGAATTACTTTTGCAATTGAATAAAAGCCGAACTTATTTGTTATAGCTCCATTAAGTGGCTTTTTATCAGTAAAAATTGAATCTTTATAAAGTGCTACACGAAGAGATATTACACTTTCACCTGAAAGAGATTCAGTTACTCTACCTGAAACAGTCGAGCTTGACTGATTCTGAGCAAATATTGTGAAACTAAATAGAAAAATGATTAATACAGATAATCTTAGCATAAAATTATTATTTTGGGTAAATTAATCTGTCAAAATTCAAATCACGTTAAAATATTAAAAGAATTGCTGATAATTTTATCAAAATTTTTAAATTTCAACTTTTTATGATAATTTTTATTTTAATTGCACAATATTATGTTATTTTTGTAACTTAATATCTTTGCAATTAAAAAAATATATTATTATGATGGATAAATTAAAAATCAAGTTTCCTGTTACCGATTACTTCTTTATAGCTTTAGGTGCTGCCTTAATGGCAATCGGAATAGGAGTGTTTCTTGTTGAGGCAAAAGTAGTACCCGGCGGTGCAAGCGGACTTGCAATGATTACTTATTATGTAAGCGGTGGAAAAATTCCGGTTGGTGTTGCTATCTGGGCAATCAATGTGCCACTTTTCGCATGGGGATATAAGGAATTAGGTAAAACATTCGGATTGAGAACGTTTTTCGGGTTTACACTTGTATCGTTTTTCATAGATTTTTTCAGGGGCGATATTCCTTTTTTCGGGTTCATCAGACTTCACGAACTCGACGCTATAAAGTATTTAGCCGAAAATGATTTCTTCTTTCTGATACTTTTAGGAGCAGTTTTATTAGGAGTAGGACTCGGAGTTATTTTCAAATTTCGTGGAACCACAGCCGGCTCAGACATTGTAGCAAGCGTAATCCATAAGCGTTACGGCATGAAGCCGGGAACAGCAATAATGCTGATTGATTTTTTTGTGATTTCATTAGCGGGCGTTGTTATTCAAACTCAGGGATTATCTCCCGATATACCGGCATTATCATTAACTTTGTATGCAATGCTTTTGCTGTTTGTTTCCAGCAAGTTAATAGATGTAATAATTGACGGATTTGATTATGCGCGCGCTGCGTTAATTATTTCAGACAAATTTGATGAAATAGGTCATGCGATAATGAACGATATGAGCCGCGGAGCAACTGCTATTAAAACAAGAGGACTTTACCGCAATATCGAACGCGAAATGATATATACGATTATAACAAGAAAAGAATTAGGTGCTTTAACTGAATTAATAAAAAAAATTGACCCGACCGCTTTCATAATTATAAATAATGTTCATGAAGTACTTGGTGAAGGTTTCAGAAGAAGAATATGATTAGTTTGAAGAATTTGATTGGTTAGATGTTTTTCACCCTAAAGCAACATCTAACAACATCATAGTAGCAAAACCTAACATAGCGCCAATTGTAGAG
Protein-coding sequences here:
- a CDS encoding YitT family protein: MMDKLKIKFPVTDYFFIALGAALMAIGIGVFLVEAKVVPGGASGLAMITYYVSGGKIPVGVAIWAINVPLFAWGYKELGKTFGLRTFFGFTLVSFFIDFFRGDIPFFGFIRLHELDAIKYLAENDFFFLILLGAVLLGVGLGVIFKFRGTTAGSDIVASVIHKRYGMKPGTAIMLIDFFVISLAGVVIQTQGLSPDIPALSLTLYAMLLLFVSSKLIDVIIDGFDYARAALIISDKFDEIGHAIMNDMSRGATAIKTRGLYRNIEREMIYTIITRKELGALTELIKKIDPTAFIIINNVHEVLGEGFRRRI